The window CAGCCAAAGGGAGATATTTTTATAGAATTGATTCAATGTCTTTCCTCTCTTATCTATTTTGTGAAAGGCTCAATAAATTGTTAAATTATTTCGATGTTCTGTTGCGGGCTGAGCCTGGAGACTGAGGGGTCAGGCCTGTCCATGGCTGTTTTCCGGCAAAAACATCAATGAATATATATAAACATAAATTTACTTAATACAAGGGTTATATCCCCGGGTTTTTATTTGAAAGTCTGTGTAAAAAACTCAGATCTTTCAACCTTCGTTGTGGGCTGAGCCTGGCAACTGATATGTCAGGTCAGCCCATGGCTGTTCGTCCGGTTGTCCATTTTGGTGCCGGCAGGTCTTGAGCCGCCTGCCAAGTGTCCGCAGGGCTGTTTTTTCTTTTTTTATATGCAGAACGTGCCTTTGTCTGTATACCCGAATCTGGTCGGGGAGGTCCAGACTCTTACCAGACTCTGTGTTTTTAACGGCAAAGGAAAGAATATCCCTGATATGGGTGTGGGAGATTCGTCTTAAATTGTGTTTTACCGTCAATAATGCTGCCCGGATGACCCGGGCACCCAAGGCGCGGTCAAGTGTGGCAATCGCCGGAATGGACAATGTAATCTGGTCGTTTTGTCTTTCGGTTGTTGCGTTTTCCAGGGCTGTCCGGGCCATCTGGTCCAGAAAATCATCTTCCTGCCCCATGATGTGGGACAGCCGGTCCAGCCCGGTTCTAATGTCGGGATTAAATTGCGTTTCAAGAAACGGGATCAGGCAGTGACGGATGCGATTGCGAAGGTAGGATGTGTCCTCATTGGATACATCAACCACATAGCTTTGGTTGATCGCATCAAGAAATGCCAGGATCTTTGTTCTGGGCATCCGGATCAGGGGGCGGATAAACCTTTTCTGTCTCACCGGCGCAATCCCCCGAAGCCCCTGGGGGCCGGTTCCGCGGACAATATTCATCAGAACCTGCTCTGCATTGTCATCCCGGTTATGGCCCAGGGCAATCCGGTGAAACCCCTTTTCAAGGGCAATCCGGGAAAAAAAATCATACCTCGCATTTCTGCCCGCCTCTTCAACACAGAGTCGTTGTTTTTTCGCAAGCTCTGCTACATTTTGTGACTCAACCACCAGATCAAGGCTGTGTTTCCTGGCAAATTTCCGGACAAAATTTTCATCGGCCAGGGCGTGGCTGCCCCGAAGCATATGGTTCAGGTGTGCCAGGCCGATGTGGATGTCAAGATCTTTTTGTAGATTCCTTAAAGCCTGTGCCAGGGCTATGGAATCAGGACCTCCGGACACACCGATCAATACGTTGTGGCCGGGGGCAACCATGTCGTACGCCTGAATGGTGTCAAGCACCAGGTCCGTAAACCTTTTGGCAACCGATAATTGGGATGTCATGTGTTATGCATACTGCTTGTAGGAAATAGATGAATTGTTTTGTCCCATCTATGTCTAATAACAGAAAACTATCATAATATGCAATAATCTAAACTTTGGGTCTACACGTTCCCTTTGAAAAACGGCCGTTTTGGTTGAAGCTGTGATTGAAAATGTGTTAATCTTCCAATTGAATTATAATAACGAGGACGTATCTATGAAAAAAATCCTATGGTTTGTTTCAACACTGTTAATGGCTGTGTGTCTGTTTTTTTCCGCGGCCGGCGCTGGGGACAGAATTTTTTTCGGCATTGCCACCGGCGGTACCGGCGGCACCTACTATCCCCTGGGCGGCGTGCTGGCCCAGATAATCTCCGACAAAGTCGTTGTTGATGGCAATAAATTGTTCGCCACGGCAGAGACCGGCAATGCCTCGGTTGCCAATGCCATGCTTTTAAGTCGCAACGGCATTGAATCTGCCTTTGTGGCGGCTGATATCCTGGATGCCGCCTACAAAGGCACTAAGCAGTTTGATGGAAAAAGTCTGAAAAACCTGCGCGCCCTGGGTGCCCTTTATCCGGAAACCGTTCAGGTGGTTGTAAGGGCAACTGCCGGAGTTAAAACTATTTTTGATCTAAAAGGCAAATCCATCTCCTCGGGTTCCCCTGGTTCCGGACAGTGGCAGTTGCTGGGTGATCTTTTAGGCGCTTACGGTATGGACCGCAAAACAGATATTAAAGAGGATTACTCCTCATTTGCCCAGTCTGTTGAAAAGATCAGAGACGGCGATCTGGACGCCTCCCTGATCACAGCCGGTACCCCCACGGCGTCTGTCCTTGAGCTGGCGAATCATCATAATATCATGATTCTGCCGTTGTCGGGTGCACCCATCAAGGCGCTTCAGGCAGTTCAGCCCTACTATTCCAGTATCATTCTGCCTGCCCGGACTTATACAGGCCAGACCGAAGATGTGGAAACCATTGCTGTCAGAGCTATCTGGGCCACCCATGACAAACTGGACAACACCCTTGCATACAATGTTGTCAAAGCGCTGTATGAAAATACCGATGCACTGTCCAGGTGGCATGTGAAAGGCAAAGAGATTTCCCTTGCAAAGGCCCTTGAGTCTGTTTCCATTCCACTTCATCCGGGAGCGGAAAAGTACTATCGTGAAAAGGGCCTGATAAAATAGTTGAGACGCTTGCTTATAGGTGCTCGGGTATGGTTGTGGGGATTGCTGGCCGTCTGTTTTATCCCGGTGTCGGTTTTGGCTGCAGGCCAGATTGTAATTGTCTCTTTTCCTAAGAATAATATGCTTCTGAAGGTTTCTTTGGAAAATGAAATGCGGTTTTCTCTCTCCTTTGTTCATTCGGTGTCAAAAACCAGGGTGACTGACCTGTATGAAATCAGGGGAAATCAAATTGTACAGATCCGGGAGTATTTTTCAGCCCATGGCGCCGGGCTGCCCTCAAGCCCTGAGGAGCCGGACGGGATCAGATGGGAGAAACAAAAATCCCAGTTTGTCCTGCACATGGAGCGTTTCATCCCCAAACTTGTGGTGAGGACAGACAAAAATTATGAAAACAGGCTCAAAATCCAGAGCCGGACAATTAACCTGAATCAATGGGAAGATCAGGCCCTGCAGTTATATATTGAGTAAAAATTGCTTTTAGGCATTTAAAAAAGGAGCAAAAAAAACGGATTCAAATCAGCCACCCCGCAATAAAGCCTGCTTTTTATTCTACGGTGCATTTGTTGGCATGTTTCCCGCAGATACCGATATAATGGGAACGTATTTTTTTGATATCCACAGTTATATCTCCCGTGGGGTAGAACGTCGATAAAAAGCCTCCTGTTTTACGCTTATAGTCAAGAAAAGCCAGTGCTATGGGTATGTTGGCGCCCATGGCAATGTGGTAGAAACCTGTTTTCCATGTGGCCACCCGGGATCGCGTACCTTCCGGCGGCACAGCTATGACCAGTCTGTCCGTTTTGTTGAATGCATCAATTGTCTGGGCCACCACATTGTTTGCGCACTTCCGGTTGATTGGAATACCGCCCATCCATTTCATGATGGGGCCCCGCCAGCTTTTAAACAGGGCGTCTTTGCCCATCCAGTGCATGTCAAATCCGAAGACAAAGGCCATGGTCAGGGATATGGGGAAATCCCAGTTGCTGGTGTGCGGGACTGCAACCAAGACGTATTTTGCCTCCGACGGCATATTACCTTTCAGTCTCCAGCCTGTCAGTTTGAGAGAAATTGCGCACAATGATTTGAGAAGCGGACGTATTCCCGGTGTGTTGTACATGGTTAACTTCAATGGCTCTCCCGACGTTAAGAAGTATAATATACTGGTTGGCGATCATTTTTGCTGGGCAAAATTAGTTCTTAGCCGGATAAATGGAGTGAATATAAGTTAGAAAAATAATATACGTCAAGCCTGGCAAGTGCAAAAAAATGAATAGGCATGGAGGATTGTACTTTTAACCAAACCAGTTAAAAGCCGGGTAGGGGGAGGGCAGTTGTGCTTTATGATTTCTTCCCGCAGGCAACCAAAAGAAAAAACGCGCTGAAAATGTTTATTTTCCCGGTCTGTTGTAATATCGGTGACGAACAGCGTTATGTTTTTTGCCTGATGTCATGCCTTTGCCTGATGCTCCAGTCTTGCCTGCTGGTCCACCAGGTGTAAAAAAGAGACAAAATCGTGATAATCACAAACATCATCCGAAAACGCGAGTCCCACAATTTTTTCATTCCCTTCTCTGCGGATATGTCTGGGTTTCATGCGGAATTGGATGGTTTGTCTGTCTTCGGGGTTTTCAAAGGAGACTGTTAAAGCCTTGCTGAAAAATGAAAGATCTTCCTGGGCGTATTGTTGATCGTCAAACGCAAAAGAGAGTCCGTTTATGGATATATCTTTTAATTTTCCGGGAATTTTTTTCTTGGAAGCGCCTTCGGTGAATTGGAAGTGGAAATTATCATTCCAGTCGGTCTTTTGCCGTTTGTATTTTCTGCTTTGTATCGATTGATGCTGTGACGATTGTGCATTTGTTTTTTCATTTTCCCAAAATTGTGTGTAATCTATAATTACGTTTTCAATTAAATCTTCAACGGGCATACTTTTTTCATATGCGATGTCTGAAATGCCCTGTAAGATGCTATCGTGGATATCCACCAGCCCCATAAGAACCTCCTTTAAGCGTTTGCATTAATGTATAGGCGCCACATGATATAGCACGCACGTCACGCATTTTAAGCCTTGGTAAGAGCTGATTTTCTTCGTAGAGAATCGCACTTGAAAAACTTAATCATAGAACGTTTTTAATGTCAAGAAAGGATGTCAATTGGCTTATTAACCTTGTGAAATAAAATTGGTATGTTATGAAAAAAATATTTTATGTTATTGATTAAAATGTGGGAACATTTGATACTCATATTCTCGATGTGATAAGTATTGCCTTTGCCTTGACACAGACCGTAATTTCCAGGTATTAAAAGAACTTTTTTTATTAACTCTAAACAGCTCAGGAAGTCGGGTATAATGGCATATAAGATAGCCGTGAACGGATATGGAAGGATCGGACGTTGCGTGGTGCGTGCTCTTTACGAGTCCAGGGTATATGCGGAAAATTTGAGCCTTGTGGCCATTAATGAAGCCTGGCATCCGGATACGGTGCTTCACCTGACCCGGTTTGATTCCACCCATGGACGGTTTCCCAAGGACGTAAGGAAGACTGCCCGGGGGATGGCCATTGAACACGATGAGATCAGTCTGCTCCAGGAGAAAACTATTGAGAATCTGCCCTGGAAGGACCTTGAAGTGGACGCGGTTCTGGATTGCACCGGTGTTTTTAATGACCGGCAGGCCGCAACACTGCATATCCGGTCCGGTGCTGCAAAGGTTATTTATTCTAATCCCGGCAAAGATGAAATGGACGCCACCATTATATACGGTGTGAATCACAGCAGCCTGAAAGCCGAACATGCGATTATTTCCAATGCCTCCTGCACCTCCAACTGCCTGATTCCCATTTTGAGTGTTATTGATGCTGTGCTTGGCATTGACTGCGGGTCTGTCACAACCATTCATTCAGCCATGAACGACCAGCCCGTGATTGACGCATATAATACGGATCTGCGTAAAACCAGGTCTGCACTGCAATCCATTATTCCGGTGACCACATCCCTGGCCAAGGGGATCGGCAGGATTCTGCCCCATCTGGACAATAGATTTGAAACCCTGGCCATACGGGTTCCCACAACCAATGTCTCCATCATGGATATTACTCTTGTGGTGGCATCGGACACGGATGCGGATCAGGTCAATACCCTGCTTGCCCGGGCAGCAGAAACAGATTTAGAAGGAATTTTAGGGGTGAATGATGAACAACTGGTGTCCTGTGATTTTAACCACGATCCCAGATCTGCCATTGTCGATTTGTCCCAGACCCGGGTATCGGGGTCCCGGCTTGTAAAAATTCAGGCATGGTTTGACAACGAATGGGGGTATTCCAACAGGATGATTGACACCACAATTGCGGCTCTGGATAAATTGGGGTAAGATTATTTCATTCAATGGCCTGAAACCAACGGCCCTAAACTGTATAGGATTTTTGTCATGGCATTAGATCCAACCAAACATGCAGACTGGGAAATTGCAGAAGACGCAGAAAAAACTATGCTCACCATCTATAAGATTGGTGAAAAACTGGGGTTAACCAAAGGGGAGCTTTTGCCCCAGGGGCATTACATTGGTAAAATTGATTTCATGAAAGTGCTTGACCGTCTTAAAGACAAGCCCAATGGAAAGTATATTGATGTCACCGCCATTACCCCCACCCCGCTTGGCGAGGGTAAATCCACATCCACCATTGGCCTTGTGCAGGGCCTTGGAAAAATTGGAAAAAGTGTTTGTGCTGCTATTCGCCAGCCTTCGGGAGGGCCGACCATGAACATCAAGGGGTCTGCCGGTGGGGGCGGTCTGGCCCAGTGCATTCCTTTGACGGCGTTCAGCCTGGGTTTTACCGGCGACATCAACGCCATTATGAATGCCCACAACCTGGCCATGGTGGCCCTGACCTCTCGTTTACAGCATGAAAGAAACTATAGTGATGAGCAGCTGGAGCGTCTATCGGGCATGAAGAGAATAGACATTGATCCCACCAGTATTGAAATGGGTTGGGTCATTGATTTCTGCTGCCAGGCTCTGCGTAATATTGTCATTGGTATTGACGGGGTAAACGGTAAATTCGATGGTTTCATGATGAAATCCAAATTCGGCATTGCCGTGTCTTCGGAAGTTATGGCCATCCTCTCCCTGGCCAAAGACCTTAAAGATATGCGCGAGAGGATGGGAAAGATTGTTGTGGCATATACAAAAAAAGGCGCCCCTGTTACCACCGAGGACTTAAAGGTTGCCGGTGCCATGACCGCCTGGATGGTGGATGCCATGAAACCCTCTTTGATGCAGACCCTGGAGGGACAGCCTGTTATTGTTCATGCCGCTCCGTTTGCCAATATTGCCATTGGTCAAAGCTCCATTATTGCTGATAAAGTGGGGTTGAAGTTGGCTGACTACCATGTGACCGAATCAGGCTTTGGTGCCGGCATTGGTTTTGAGAAATTCTGGAACCTGAAATGCCGCTACTCGGGTCTGACACCAGACTGTGCTGTTGTGGTCGCAACGATCCGGGCCCTGAAATGCCATGGCGGTGCACCTGTGCCCGTTCCGGGTAAACCCATGCCCGAAGCCTATGGAACTGAAAACGTTGGATGGGTTGAAAAAGGATGCGCTAATCTGATCCATCACATCCGCAACGTGCGTAAAGCCGGCATATCCCCGGTTGTCTGCATCAATGCCTTTTATACGGATACGGACGCTGAGATCGCCAAGGTTTGTGAGCTGGTTAAAGCTGAAGGTGCAAGGGTGGCCGTTTCCCGCCACTGGGAAAAGGGTGGTGATGGTGCCGTGGAATTTGCCCGGGCCGTTGTGGATGCATGCGAGGAAAAAACACAGTTCAAGTTCCTCTACATGCTGGATATGCCGCTTAAGCAAAGAATCGAACTCATTGCCAAGGAAGTTTACGGTGCCAAGGGTGTTGATTATTCTCCTGTTGCGGACAGGAAGCTGGCCCGGCTCCAGGCGGACCCGGAAACTTCTAAAATGGGTGTCTGTATGGTGAAGACACACCTGTCTTTGTCTGACAACCCTGGGATTAAGGGTGTGCCCACAGATTGGAGACTGGCCATTCGTGAAGTACTGACTTACCATGGTGCAGGTTTCATCGTTCCTGTTGCCGGCGATATCTCTCTGATGCCGGGAACCTGTTCCAACCCTGCCTTTAAACGTGTTGATGTTGATGTTGAAACGGGTAAGGTGCAGGGGTTATTTTAAGATATAGATTGAATCACTCCGGCAATGAAACAGCGCAATCTGATTTTTTCTTTGCCGGATCATATCAGGAGAAAGGTATGACCGCAGAAATTATTAGCGGAACCCAGATAAGCAAAACTATTCTGGCCGAAATTAAAGACGAGGTTGAGAAGATGAAGGCGAAACACGGGAAGGTGCCAGGTCTGGCCACCATCCTTGTGGGCAAAAATCCGGCGTCTGTCAGCTATGTCACTTTGAAGGTCAAAACAGCTTTATCTGTTGGATTTAATGAAATTCAGGATGATCAGCCCGAAGATATTCCCGAAGCGGATCTTTTGGCTTTAATCGATAAATACAACAAAGATCCCGACATTCATGGTATTCTGGTTCAGTTGCCGTTGCCCGGGCATATTGACGAAAAAAAGGTGATTAATGCCATCAGTCCGGACAAGGATGTGGATGCCTTTCATCCCGTTAACGTCGGGCGTCTGATGATCTGCTGTGATAAAGCCAGATTCCTGCCCTGTACCCCGGCCGGTATACAGGAGTTGATTGTCCGTTCCGGCATACAGACATGTGGCGCCGAGGTCGTTGTGGTGGGGCGGTCCAATATTGTCGGAAAGCCCATTGCCATGATGATGGCCCAGAAAAGTATTTGTGCCAATGCCACGGTCACCGTTGTTCATACACGGACCAAAAATCTTGCAGAGCATTGCAAACGCGCTGATATTCTTATTGTTGCTGCCGGTGTGCCCGGCCTTGTTAAGCCCGAATGGATCAAGCCGGGTGCCACTGTCATTGACGTGGGCGTTAACCGTGTGGGCGTAAATGAAACCACCGGAAAAGCAATTCTTAAAGGCGACGTGGATTTTGATGCCGCAAGAAAAATCGCAGGTAAAATCACCCCTGTTCCTGGTGGCGTGGGGCCCATGACCATTGCCATGCTTATGAAGAATACGCTGAAATCCGCCCAGTATGTCCTGGGGGATTTATAAAAAACACAAAGGAGGAAAAATGGCTCAAGGTGATGGATTCATAATGAACGAAGAGCAAACTGGCGGGCCGGCTTCGGGAAGCAAGTTGCCCAGGATCGATTTTTCAAGTTTTATTTTGTCGTTGTATTCGTCCGGCCTTGTGCAGTTGGGTAAAGTGGAGGATCCCTCCACCGGAAAAAAAACAAAAGACCTGGAGATGGCCAAGCATACCATTGATATGATTGCCATGCTCCAGAAAAAAACATCGGGCAACCTTACCGGGGATGAGAGTAATTTGCTCAAAGCTTTGCTCAGTGAGCTGCGCATGGCATATGTGGAGGCCAAAGCCTGATGCAGGTGCACCTTTCCC is drawn from uncultured Desulfobacter sp. and contains these coding sequences:
- the tilS gene encoding tRNA lysidine(34) synthetase TilS translates to MTSQLSVAKRFTDLVLDTIQAYDMVAPGHNVLIGVSGGPDSIALAQALRNLQKDLDIHIGLAHLNHMLRGSHALADENFVRKFARKHSLDLVVESQNVAELAKKQRLCVEEAGRNARYDFFSRIALEKGFHRIALGHNRDDNAEQVLMNIVRGTGPQGLRGIAPVRQKRFIRPLIRMPRTKILAFLDAINQSYVVDVSNEDTSYLRNRIRHCLIPFLETQFNPDIRTGLDRLSHIMGQEDDFLDQMARTALENATTERQNDQITLSIPAIATLDRALGARVIRAALLTVKHNLRRISHTHIRDILSFAVKNTESGKSLDLPDQIRVYRQRHVLHIKKEKTALRTLGRRLKTCRHQNGQPDEQPWADLTYQLPGSAHNEG
- a CDS encoding formate--tetrahydrofolate ligase; translation: MALDPTKHADWEIAEDAEKTMLTIYKIGEKLGLTKGELLPQGHYIGKIDFMKVLDRLKDKPNGKYIDVTAITPTPLGEGKSTSTIGLVQGLGKIGKSVCAAIRQPSGGPTMNIKGSAGGGGLAQCIPLTAFSLGFTGDINAIMNAHNLAMVALTSRLQHERNYSDEQLERLSGMKRIDIDPTSIEMGWVIDFCCQALRNIVIGIDGVNGKFDGFMMKSKFGIAVSSEVMAILSLAKDLKDMRERMGKIVVAYTKKGAPVTTEDLKVAGAMTAWMVDAMKPSLMQTLEGQPVIVHAAPFANIAIGQSSIIADKVGLKLADYHVTESGFGAGIGFEKFWNLKCRYSGLTPDCAVVVATIRALKCHGGAPVPVPGKPMPEAYGTENVGWVEKGCANLIHHIRNVRKAGISPVVCINAFYTDTDAEIAKVCELVKAEGARVAVSRHWEKGGDGAVEFARAVVDACEEKTQFKFLYMLDMPLKQRIELIAKEVYGAKGVDYSPVADRKLARLQADPETSKMGVCMVKTHLSLSDNPGIKGVPTDWRLAIREVLTYHGAGFIVPVAGDISLMPGTCSNPAFKRVDVDVETGKVQGLF
- a CDS encoding glyceraldehyde 3-phosphate dehydrogenase NAD-binding domain-containing protein, coding for MAYKIAVNGYGRIGRCVVRALYESRVYAENLSLVAINEAWHPDTVLHLTRFDSTHGRFPKDVRKTARGMAIEHDEISLLQEKTIENLPWKDLEVDAVLDCTGVFNDRQAATLHIRSGAAKVIYSNPGKDEMDATIIYGVNHSSLKAEHAIISNASCTSNCLIPILSVIDAVLGIDCGSVTTIHSAMNDQPVIDAYNTDLRKTRSALQSIIPVTTSLAKGIGRILPHLDNRFETLAIRVPTTNVSIMDITLVVASDTDADQVNTLLARAAETDLEGILGVNDEQLVSCDFNHDPRSAIVDLSQTRVSGSRLVKIQAWFDNEWGYSNRMIDTTIAALDKLG
- a CDS encoding DUF1844 domain-containing protein codes for the protein MAQGDGFIMNEEQTGGPASGSKLPRIDFSSFILSLYSSGLVQLGKVEDPSTGKKTKDLEMAKHTIDMIAMLQKKTSGNLTGDESNLLKALLSELRMAYVEAKA
- a CDS encoding DUF1850 domain-containing protein; the protein is MLIGARVWLWGLLAVCFIPVSVLAAGQIVIVSFPKNNMLLKVSLENEMRFSLSFVHSVSKTRVTDLYEIRGNQIVQIREYFSAHGAGLPSSPEEPDGIRWEKQKSQFVLHMERFIPKLVVRTDKNYENRLKIQSRTINLNQWEDQALQLYIE
- the folD gene encoding bifunctional methylenetetrahydrofolate dehydrogenase/methenyltetrahydrofolate cyclohydrolase FolD, translating into MTAEIISGTQISKTILAEIKDEVEKMKAKHGKVPGLATILVGKNPASVSYVTLKVKTALSVGFNEIQDDQPEDIPEADLLALIDKYNKDPDIHGILVQLPLPGHIDEKKVINAISPDKDVDAFHPVNVGRLMICCDKARFLPCTPAGIQELIVRSGIQTCGAEVVVVGRSNIVGKPIAMMMAQKSICANATVTVVHTRTKNLAEHCKRADILIVAAGVPGLVKPEWIKPGATVIDVGVNRVGVNETTGKAILKGDVDFDAARKIAGKITPVPGGVGPMTIAMLMKNTLKSAQYVLGDL
- a CDS encoding PilZ domain-containing protein, whose product is MGLVDIHDSILQGISDIAYEKSMPVEDLIENVIIDYTQFWENEKTNAQSSQHQSIQSRKYKRQKTDWNDNFHFQFTEGASKKKIPGKLKDISINGLSFAFDDQQYAQEDLSFFSKALTVSFENPEDRQTIQFRMKPRHIRREGNEKIVGLAFSDDVCDYHDFVSFLHLVDQQARLEHQAKA
- a CDS encoding lysophospholipid acyltransferase family protein encodes the protein MKLTMYNTPGIRPLLKSLCAISLKLTGWRLKGNMPSEAKYVLVAVPHTSNWDFPISLTMAFVFGFDMHWMGKDALFKSWRGPIMKWMGGIPINRKCANNVVAQTIDAFNKTDRLVIAVPPEGTRSRVATWKTGFYHIAMGANIPIALAFLDYKRKTGGFLSTFYPTGDITVDIKKIRSHYIGICGKHANKCTVE
- a CDS encoding TAXI family TRAP transporter solute-binding subunit, whose amino-acid sequence is MKKILWFVSTLLMAVCLFFSAAGAGDRIFFGIATGGTGGTYYPLGGVLAQIISDKVVVDGNKLFATAETGNASVANAMLLSRNGIESAFVAADILDAAYKGTKQFDGKSLKNLRALGALYPETVQVVVRATAGVKTIFDLKGKSISSGSPGSGQWQLLGDLLGAYGMDRKTDIKEDYSSFAQSVEKIRDGDLDASLITAGTPTASVLELANHHNIMILPLSGAPIKALQAVQPYYSSIILPARTYTGQTEDVETIAVRAIWATHDKLDNTLAYNVVKALYENTDALSRWHVKGKEISLAKALESVSIPLHPGAEKYYREKGLIK